One Mycobacterium marseillense DNA window includes the following coding sequences:
- the rplU gene encoding 50S ribosomal protein L21, producing the protein MATYAIVKTGGKQYKVAVGDVVKVEKLESEPGSNVSLPVALVVDGAKVTTDAAALAKVAVTGEVLEHTKGPKIRIHKFKNKTGYHKRQGHRQQLTVLKVTGIK; encoded by the coding sequence ATGGCGACCTACGCAATCGTCAAGACGGGCGGCAAGCAGTACAAGGTCGCCGTCGGGGACGTGGTCAAGGTCGAGAAGCTCGAGTCTGAGCCAGGTTCCAACGTGTCGCTGCCGGTCGCACTGGTGGTGGACGGCGCCAAGGTGACCACCGACGCGGCCGCGCTGGCCAAGGTCGCGGTCACCGGCGAGGTGCTCGAGCACACCAAGGGCCCCAAGATCCGCATCCACAAGTTCAAGAACAAGACCGGCTACCACAAGCGTCAGGGCCACCGTCAGCAGCTGACGGTCCTGAAGGTCACCGGCATCAAGTAG
- the rpmA gene encoding 50S ribosomal protein L27 produces the protein MAHKKGASSSRNGRDSAAQRLGVKRFGGQVVKAGEIIVRQRGTKFHPGVGVGRGGDDTLFAKEAGAVEFGIKRGRKTVNIVAAGQSTD, from the coding sequence ATGGCACACAAGAAGGGCGCTTCCAGCTCGCGCAACGGTCGCGATTCCGCCGCACAGCGGCTGGGTGTGAAGCGATTCGGCGGCCAGGTCGTCAAGGCCGGCGAGATCATCGTTCGCCAGCGCGGCACCAAGTTCCACCCGGGCGTCGGTGTCGGGCGCGGCGGCGACGACACGTTGTTCGCCAAGGAAGCCGGCGCCGTCGAATTCGGAATCAAGCGCGGCCGCAAGACCGTCAACATCGTCGCGGCCGGGCAAAGCACCGACTGA